Proteins co-encoded in one Coxiella burnetii genomic window:
- the gshB gene encoding glutathione synthase, producing the protein MNLKVGVLMDPIANIAIHKDTTFAMLLALQARQHEVYYLEPADIFLRNEKILGSMRRLQVADDPSQWFNLSESEIKPLHALDVLLMRKDPPFNMSYVYLTYLLELAEKQGLFVVNKPASLRDANEKLFTGWFPHCTPKTLVTSRKAILQEFIREQKEVVIKPLGAMAGESIFYLTVNDPNIPVVIETMTANGHQLVMAQRFIPEVKSGDKRIILIDGEPIPYTLARIPPKGDFRGNLARGAKGEGRELTDRDRWICEQVGPTLRKKGLWFVGLDIIGDYLTEINVTSPTGVRELQAQFDVDIAGQFIAFLETKYATTTDIE; encoded by the coding sequence ATGAATTTAAAAGTCGGGGTTTTGATGGACCCCATTGCAAATATCGCCATTCATAAGGACACCACTTTTGCCATGCTGTTGGCGCTGCAAGCGCGGCAACACGAGGTTTATTACTTAGAACCCGCCGATATTTTTCTGCGAAATGAGAAAATTCTAGGTTCAATGCGACGTCTTCAAGTGGCAGATGACCCTTCCCAGTGGTTTAATCTTAGCGAAAGCGAGATTAAACCACTCCACGCGCTGGACGTGCTACTCATGCGAAAAGATCCGCCCTTTAATATGTCTTACGTTTATTTAACTTATTTACTTGAATTGGCTGAAAAACAAGGTTTGTTCGTGGTGAATAAACCCGCGAGCTTACGAGATGCCAATGAAAAATTATTTACGGGATGGTTCCCGCACTGCACGCCAAAAACGCTGGTCACTTCGCGAAAAGCGATATTACAGGAATTTATTCGTGAACAGAAAGAAGTTGTCATTAAACCCTTAGGCGCGATGGCGGGGGAATCGATTTTTTATTTAACTGTGAATGATCCCAACATTCCGGTCGTTATTGAAACGATGACGGCGAATGGTCACCAATTAGTCATGGCGCAACGATTTATTCCCGAAGTCAAATCCGGTGATAAACGGATTATTTTAATTGATGGCGAGCCGATTCCTTACACGCTTGCACGCATCCCGCCTAAGGGCGACTTTCGCGGTAATTTAGCGCGCGGCGCAAAAGGCGAAGGGCGCGAACTGACGGATCGCGACCGCTGGATTTGCGAGCAAGTGGGTCCAACGCTGCGGAAAAAAGGTCTCTGGTTTGTCGGACTGGATATCATCGGCGATTATTTAACCGAAATTAATGTTACGAGTCCAACAGGTGTTCGCGAGTTGCAGGCACAATTTGATGTTGACATCGCAGGTCAGTTCATCGCTTTCCTGGAAACCAAATACGCCACAACTACCGACATTGAATAG
- a CDS encoding class I SAM-dependent methyltransferase gives MNDTLAITYSTPARLSEAEKLARQMKLPLVSLNSTDYSFLLVFTPAHLELRSTGTKAPGPLYVDFLKGATAHRRLFGGGRSQLIVRAVGLKSHPHPTILDLTAGLGRDAFVLANLGCDVLMIERNPVIALLLRDGLERAQSVEWFKSLKLELIEIDAQIYLSTLKKQFDVIYMDPMYPIRKKSALVKKEMRILRRLVGADDDAPQLLALALKKAKHRVVIKRPRLSNPLPGPAPDVVYEGKSSRFDVYLLKPSS, from the coding sequence ATGAATGATACACTGGCTATTACCTATTCCACCCCAGCTCGTCTTTCCGAGGCAGAAAAATTGGCTCGCCAAATGAAATTGCCGCTGGTTTCATTAAATTCGACCGACTATTCATTTTTACTCGTATTCACTCCCGCTCACCTTGAACTGCGCTCCACGGGTACTAAGGCGCCAGGCCCACTCTATGTCGATTTCCTTAAAGGCGCAACAGCACATCGACGGTTATTTGGCGGCGGACGTTCGCAATTAATCGTTCGAGCTGTTGGCTTAAAATCACATCCCCATCCCACGATTTTAGACTTAACGGCCGGTTTAGGCCGCGATGCCTTTGTGTTGGCCAATCTCGGTTGTGACGTTTTGATGATCGAACGCAATCCCGTTATTGCTCTTTTATTAAGAGACGGGTTAGAACGCGCGCAATCGGTTGAATGGTTTAAATCATTAAAATTAGAATTAATTGAAATCGATGCACAAATTTATTTATCCACACTTAAAAAGCAATTCGATGTGATTTATATGGACCCAATGTATCCCATAAGGAAAAAATCAGCTTTAGTAAAAAAAGAAATGCGAATCTTACGACGCCTCGTCGGCGCGGACGACGACGCACCGCAATTATTGGCGCTTGCTTTAAAAAAAGCAAAGCACCGTGTCGTTATTAAACGCCCACGCCTATCAAACCCATTGCCCGGCCCCGCCCCCGATGTTGTTTACGAAGGAAAAAGCAGCCGCTTTGATGTTTATCTTTTAAAGCCGAGTTCTTAA
- a CDS encoding ATP-binding protein: MKDELINLIHQSNPWFKNTTLPVFKDGYIARLQTEKLLLPEWDNLWLILIGPRQAGKTTLAKYLSQALIKGQRFNNLLYLNCDLLEIRRWLTNPLFIKEAMDELHLERPIILIDEVQRLETPGLLLKACADLKLDIKMIATGSSQLEMKSKVQEYLTGRHLEALVLPLSYQEIGEVDESQLIYGCYPAIVKASEKSILLRQIYQDYIKKDIIEILKVSKPDTMQKLITLIAHSSGQLVNYNQLATDCQVSISTIQNYLSILENTYTIARITPFVGNKRKEITSNPIFYFIDNGFRNQSLRNLSTSLNGRQDIGLLIQSAVFQELLKFKEQYFYDFVIQFWRTQNGAEVDFVLYKNENCIIPVEVKFKTMKKPIISRSFRSFTEAYKPKVGFFITKNFNKKIELNNCEIYFISFSRLFNFFEILRTRL; encoded by the coding sequence CACCAATCCAACCCTTGGTTTAAAAACACAACTCTTCCCGTATTTAAGGACGGGTATATCGCACGGCTCCAGACAGAAAAATTGCTCTTACCGGAATGGGATAACTTATGGCTTATTTTGATAGGCCCTCGTCAAGCGGGGAAGACAACCCTAGCTAAATATCTTTCACAAGCGCTTATCAAAGGTCAGCGTTTTAATAACCTCCTATATTTAAATTGCGACTTATTAGAGATAAGGCGATGGTTAACCAATCCCCTTTTTATCAAAGAAGCGATGGATGAACTTCATTTAGAACGACCGATTATCCTAATTGATGAAGTTCAACGTTTAGAAACCCCTGGGTTATTGTTAAAAGCATGTGCCGATTTAAAATTAGATATTAAAATGATTGCCACTGGCTCTTCTCAATTGGAAATGAAAAGTAAAGTGCAGGAATATTTAACCGGACGCCATCTGGAAGCGTTGGTCTTACCCTTAAGTTATCAAGAAATCGGTGAGGTGGATGAGTCGCAGTTAATCTATGGTTGTTATCCCGCCATCGTAAAAGCTTCAGAAAAGTCCATTTTATTGCGGCAAATTTATCAAGATTACATTAAAAAAGATATTATAGAGATCTTAAAAGTTAGTAAGCCCGATACGATGCAAAAACTCATTACTTTAATTGCTCATAGTTCAGGGCAATTAGTCAATTACAATCAGTTAGCCACCGACTGCCAAGTTTCAATTTCTACCATCCAAAATTACCTTTCTATTTTAGAAAATACTTATACAATTGCTCGAATTACACCTTTCGTTGGAAACAAGCGAAAGGAAATTACTAGCAATCCTATTTTTTATTTTATTGATAACGGTTTTAGAAATCAATCATTGCGGAATTTATCGACTTCGCTCAATGGCAGACAAGACATTGGACTTCTAATACAAAGTGCCGTTTTTCAAGAATTACTTAAATTTAAAGAGCAATATTTTTATGATTTTGTTATTCAGTTTTGGCGCACTCAGAATGGCGCTGAAGTCGATTTTGTATTATATAAAAATGAAAACTGTATTATTCCTGTCGAAGTAAAATTCAAAACGATGAAAAAACCTATTATTAGCCGCTCTTTTCGATCTTTTACTGAAGCTTATAAGCCAAAAGTTGGTTTTTTTATTACTAAAAATTTTAATAAAAAAATAGAACTAAATAATTGTGAAATTTATTTCATTTCCTTTTCGCGACTGTTTAATTTTTTTGAAATTTTAAGAACTCGGCTTTAA